From Methanosarcina lacustris Z-7289, one genomic window encodes:
- the iscB gene encoding RNA-guided endonuclease IscB, translating into MLVFVINQNKKPLMPCKPSQARKLLQAGKAKVIRNTPFTIKLLFGSSGYTQPVIAGMDTGSKVVGCAAIANGKVLYQSEIYLRENVSKKMEQRKMYRRNRRGKKTRYRPARFDNRGNSRKEGRLAPSIRSKLEAHFREKRFVESLLPVTGWKVELASFDIHKITNPKVYGIGYQEGDLKGFYNIKAYVLDRDGYTCQHCRGKSKDSRLHCHHIVFRSQKGTDAPENLITLCETCHKALHNGEFKLSGKKSKTKHATEIGILKSQIRKSGWSFAETFGYETKYRREQVLKLLKTHYFDAVAICCRDDQKVEVEDSVFLKRNVSAGDYQQRRGKRSEKKMPTGKLFGLRKFDLVKTENGIGFIRGKRSSGYFSISDIFGNKISDSVNVKKKCRRLSARSTTLVQMVQMTHSSPTCHFRQAGTVEEGVSC; encoded by the coding sequence ATGTTAGTTTTCGTAATCAATCAAAACAAAAAACCACTAATGCCCTGTAAACCTTCACAAGCCAGAAAGCTCCTGCAAGCAGGCAAGGCAAAAGTGATCCGAAATACTCCATTCACAATCAAGTTACTTTTCGGAAGCAGTGGCTATACTCAACCTGTAATTGCAGGAATGGATACCGGCTCTAAGGTAGTGGGCTGTGCAGCCATTGCTAACGGAAAAGTGTTGTATCAGTCCGAAATCTACCTGAGAGAAAATGTTTCTAAAAAGATGGAACAACGGAAGATGTACCGGAGAAACAGAAGAGGTAAAAAAACAAGGTATAGACCTGCAAGATTTGATAACCGGGGAAATTCAAGGAAAGAAGGGAGATTAGCTCCTTCTATCCGAAGCAAACTTGAAGCTCATTTCCGGGAAAAGAGGTTTGTGGAATCCCTGCTTCCTGTAACCGGGTGGAAGGTAGAACTTGCTTCCTTTGATATTCACAAAATAACAAATCCAAAAGTTTACGGGATCGGATATCAGGAAGGGGACCTTAAAGGTTTCTACAACATCAAAGCTTACGTTCTGGACAGGGACGGGTACACCTGCCAGCACTGCAGGGGAAAGTCAAAGGATTCCCGGCTACATTGCCATCATATCGTTTTCAGGTCACAGAAGGGAACAGATGCTCCGGAAAACCTGATAACGCTTTGTGAAACCTGTCACAAAGCCCTGCACAATGGAGAATTCAAGCTTTCAGGGAAAAAGTCAAAAACAAAACATGCAACTGAAATCGGGATCCTCAAATCCCAAATCCGGAAATCCGGCTGGAGTTTTGCAGAGACTTTCGGGTACGAAACAAAGTACAGGAGAGAGCAGGTCTTGAAGTTGTTAAAAACACATTACTTTGATGCTGTTGCTATCTGTTGCAGGGACGATCAGAAAGTAGAGGTAGAAGATTCGGTTTTTCTAAAACGAAACGTTTCTGCGGGAGATTATCAGCAGCGGAGAGGGAAGAGATCAGAGAAGAAAATGCCTACCGGAAAGCTGTTTGGGCTCAGGAAATTTGATCTTGTAAAAACGGAAAACGGGATCGGGTTCATTCGTGGCAAACGGTCATCCGGGTATTTTTCAATCTCAGATATATTCGGAAACAAAATTTCAGATAGTGTTAATGTTAAGAAAAAATGCAGGAGACTGAGTGCGAGGAGTACAACATTAGTTCAGATGGTACAGATGACGCATTCCTCCCCCACCTGCCATTTCCGGCAAGCCGGAACTGTCGAGGAAGGGGTCTCCTGCTGA
- a CDS encoding methylated-DNA--[protein]-cysteine S-methyltransferase — protein sequence MYYQIVESPISPILLAGDEEGLKYVNFLRGKGKADIPDGWQENIAFFRDISRQLEAYFAGKLNSFEVKLAPEGTEFQKSVWRALCEIPYGETRTYKEIAISVGKPKAYRAVGLANNRNPISIIVPCHRVIGTNGKLTGYASGLDVKEFLLRLECGY from the coding sequence ATGTATTATCAAATAGTTGAATCCCCTATTAGCCCAATACTTCTGGCAGGGGATGAGGAAGGTTTGAAATACGTTAATTTCCTGAGAGGCAAAGGTAAAGCCGATATCCCGGATGGCTGGCAGGAAAATATAGCGTTTTTCAGGGATATTTCAAGGCAGCTTGAAGCTTATTTTGCAGGGAAACTCAACTCTTTTGAAGTGAAGCTGGCTCCCGAAGGCACCGAATTCCAGAAATCCGTCTGGAGGGCTTTATGTGAAATTCCTTACGGGGAAACCCGAACTTACAAAGAGATCGCAATATCTGTTGGAAAGCCGAAGGCATATAGGGCTGTGGGGCTTGCAAATAACAGGAATCCCATTTCTATAATCGTGCCCTGCCACAGGGTCATCGGAACAAACGGGAAACTTACCGGCTATGCAAGCGGACTGGATGTAAAAGAGTTTTTATTAAGGCTTGAATGTGGTTACTGA
- a CDS encoding ABC transporter permease, giving the protein MNLNVVLAIFRKDLISSVKSKNILIILLTPVFLSILFNTTVSLTDNIIVPIAVYDGGSSADFVEYLRSTDSYDIIITGSAGKSEELLYTEKVAAIVLVPEGFSADLENGFTPFLNITVNPYDEKSVVFLQTYKDVIMGFAGQDYPVHISLNTLPAGLQSRFNIPIWVMFTVIFVGMMVLPNTLTTEKEKKTLDAILVSPASEKDVIYGKSFFGLFLTIFISLVIIFINGGFVGNFLTVLFFIVLGSTAFTGLGLLIASYTDNYSSASLLSTVCMAPLILPALLADLSREIGYISYLVPSTYMFNGIKGAMLNNSGISDLYPELGVLVIFNIAVYVLTAHVLKKKSYI; this is encoded by the coding sequence ATGAATCTTAATGTTGTACTGGCTATTTTCAGGAAGGACTTAATATCATCGGTTAAAAGTAAAAACATATTGATAATATTACTAACTCCGGTTTTTTTGTCAATCCTTTTTAACACTACGGTCTCCTTGACTGATAACATTATAGTCCCCATTGCCGTGTATGACGGGGGATCCAGTGCCGATTTTGTTGAATATCTCCGCTCTACAGACAGTTATGACATAATCATTACAGGCTCTGCCGGTAAATCCGAAGAATTGCTTTACACTGAAAAAGTTGCGGCTATTGTGCTTGTTCCGGAAGGCTTCAGTGCCGATCTTGAAAATGGTTTCACTCCTTTTCTTAATATTACGGTCAACCCTTATGATGAAAAATCGGTTGTATTTTTACAAACTTACAAAGACGTAATTATGGGTTTTGCAGGGCAGGATTATCCGGTACACATTTCATTAAATACGCTCCCTGCAGGCTTACAGTCCCGGTTTAACATCCCGATATGGGTTATGTTTACGGTAATATTTGTTGGAATGATGGTTTTGCCCAATACGCTGACTACCGAAAAAGAGAAAAAAACTCTTGATGCAATACTTGTGTCACCGGCTTCGGAAAAAGATGTGATTTACGGCAAGTCCTTTTTTGGTTTATTCCTGACAATATTCATATCTCTGGTTATAATTTTTATTAATGGGGGTTTCGTTGGTAATTTCCTGACGGTCTTGTTTTTCATCGTCCTCGGTTCTACAGCGTTCACAGGTCTCGGGCTTCTGATTGCCAGCTATACCGACAATTATTCTTCGGCATCTCTGCTTTCTACTGTTTGCATGGCTCCCCTTATTTTACCGGCCCTGCTGGCTGATTTATCCCGAGAAATCGGGTATATCTCATATCTCGTACCGAGTACCTACATGTTTAACGGCATAAAAGGTGCCATGTTGAATAATTCTGGAATCTCCGATTTGTATCCTGAGCTTGGAGTCCTTGTTATATTTAATATTGCTGTGTATGTGCTGACAGCTCATGTTCTCAAGAAGAAAAGTTATATATGA
- a CDS encoding SAM hydrolase/SAM-dependent halogenase family protein encodes MSIISLTTDFGDLYPAAMKAVILGINPEVQIVDITHSIRQAGIREGAFALYSLAPYFPAKTVHVAVVDPGVGTSRRALAVKAGAAGSEQFFVGPDNGLLIPAARRLGEMDVYEITNRDLMLKSGISATFHGRDIFAPVGANLSKGVPIEEAGQKVSDFVDLDFENFGVDGPFLMGKVVFADSFGNVITNIPGDAILQFCTFGSKVDVNGRNVPFVQTYGLVGQNEPLALIGSHGFLEIAVNQGSAEMQFGLKGGDPVAIKIL; translated from the coding sequence ATGTCCATAATTTCCCTGACCACCGATTTTGGAGACTTATATCCTGCAGCCATGAAAGCCGTGATCCTTGGAATTAATCCCGAAGTGCAGATAGTTGATATAACCCATTCCATCCGTCAGGCAGGGATCAGGGAAGGCGCTTTTGCTCTTTATTCCCTTGCTCCGTATTTCCCGGCAAAAACCGTGCATGTGGCAGTTGTGGATCCAGGGGTCGGTACATCCCGCCGTGCCCTTGCCGTAAAAGCAGGGGCTGCTGGAAGTGAGCAGTTTTTCGTGGGTCCCGACAACGGGCTCCTGATCCCTGCAGCCCGTCGCCTGGGGGAAATGGACGTATACGAAATCACAAATCGGGACCTGATGCTCAAGTCCGGGATTTCTGCGACATTCCATGGCAGGGACATCTTTGCACCTGTGGGGGCTAATCTCTCAAAAGGCGTCCCAATCGAAGAGGCAGGGCAGAAAGTTTCGGATTTCGTGGACCTTGATTTCGAAAATTTTGGAGTTGACGGACCTTTTTTGATGGGAAAAGTTGTTTTTGCGGACAGTTTTGGAAATGTGATTACGAATATTCCGGGAGATGCCATTCTGCAATTCTGCACTTTTGGCTCGAAGGTAGATGTAAATGGTAGGAATGTTCCCTTTGTCCAGACTTATGGTCTTGTCGGGCAAAATGAACCACTTGCTCTTATAGGCAGCCACGGTTTTCTGGAAATTGCAGTGAACCAGGGAAGTGCTGAGATGCAGTTCGGGCTGAAGGGCGGGGACCCCGTGGCAATTAAAATTTTATAA
- a CDS encoding ABC transporter ATP-binding protein: MDKAIVVENLSKKYGDFEAVKNISFNIQKGTIFGLLGPNGAGKSTTIKVLTCQSPPTSGNAYVGGFNVLADSAEIKRKIGVVFESQNLYEELSVYENLNFFRRLYSSPKDKISEVLQSVGMETHQKDKIKTLSKGMKQKIMIARALINDPDILFLDEPGSGLDPHSAREIRQMILDLKSRGKTILITTHNLEEADFLCDDLAIIHKGSIIAIDTPGNLKKKYGEDVLRIEAVTGDIYESPLNTKASSDMFKKLSDDNQIFLVHSKEATIEDVFIKLTGERLTDES; encoded by the coding sequence TTGGACAAAGCAATAGTTGTTGAAAATCTGTCTAAAAAATATGGCGATTTTGAAGCTGTGAAAAATATCTCTTTTAATATTCAAAAAGGGACGATTTTTGGACTTTTAGGTCCAAACGGGGCCGGAAAATCCACTACTATTAAGGTTCTCACCTGTCAATCTCCTCCTACTTCAGGTAATGCATACGTTGGTGGTTTCAATGTCCTGGCCGATTCGGCAGAAATAAAAAGGAAAATTGGCGTCGTTTTTGAGTCCCAGAACCTGTACGAAGAGCTATCGGTGTATGAAAACCTCAATTTTTTCCGCCGCCTTTACAGCTCTCCGAAAGACAAAATAAGTGAAGTACTGCAGTCCGTAGGCATGGAAACGCATCAGAAAGACAAAATAAAGACTCTTTCAAAAGGTATGAAACAGAAGATAATGATTGCTAGGGCCTTAATCAACGATCCCGATATTTTGTTTTTGGATGAGCCCGGGAGTGGATTAGATCCTCATTCGGCAAGGGAAATCAGGCAAATGATTCTTGATCTTAAAAGTCGGGGTAAAACAATCCTCATTACAACACATAATTTGGAGGAAGCGGACTTTTTATGTGACGATTTGGCTATCATACATAAAGGCTCTATAATAGCTATTGACACACCTGGAAATTTGAAAAAAAAGTATGGGGAAGATGTTCTCAGGATCGAGGCCGTGACAGGGGATATTTACGAATCGCCACTGAATACGAAAGCAAGCAGTGATATGTTTAAAAAACTCTCGGATGATAATCAAATATTCCTTGTACATTCAAAAGAGGCTACAATTGAAGACGTTTTTATAAAACTGACCGGGGAGAGGTTGACAGATGAATCTTAA
- a CDS encoding M3 family oligoendopeptidase yields MKCWEVFFLNVDEYFEILARVEVYMRRKSVKGLIALGIIKGLITIGILLFFAVFSECSAYVEVANPSEILNEEYTFEELNPDEITTEWNDSYLFSSREAAQEELERLKQSSVEISETFRPEFKELSGPALLDYIETEKEFSRSFDVLYIYAYTGLSKNVNDQFFSSLLEDTQDLATEHGKAVSFATVKLTSLSTEEWGQLFSEEPGLEKYRPYFEASYIRFAEHSPEDETQAAHLADIENQRMKLETEASSEITNNVTMAGNTTLENGEEYAVNSQSYYTLLSTDPNRANREKCYDLRFYHMIDESDSMAALYSEKARLDDLAAKELNYNDSYEASLYGLYLTNNQVDEMNSVFKERKGVFEECNEFRKTKLGLEILKPYDLLLELNEEPGEEYTYTDALKSIQKSYSGMDPRFNEIFLEMVTGNFIDAYPDPDNGKQPGGYCYELCALQAPALIFMNYNGMISDQKALTHELGHGIHFYLMGQSVDYLYCNVPVYEVEVPSTFNEELFVDYVVENSDRDTAVAVLSQHIGEYQNYFCFQPMITEFEYKAHQLCAENGNASGAELNALWTELFKEYRSDSIEYYAEDSAEWTYISHIYLTDNYYTFNYAVSKAITLALFKQYRDDPETFNENYIAYLSAGSTLTPEDKLKKYFGIEINRQLFEDAMDVVELRIQQLEELDKGMNGPEFESATESLNLYSGSFWNTSLGE; encoded by the coding sequence TTGAAGTGTTGGGAAGTCTTCTTCCTAAATGTGGATGAATATTTTGAGATTCTGGCAAGGGTTGAGGTTTACATGAGACGAAAATCAGTTAAAGGGCTCATTGCTCTCGGAATAATAAAAGGGCTCATTACTATCGGAATATTACTGTTTTTTGCAGTTTTTTCAGAATGCAGTGCTTATGTGGAGGTAGCGAATCCTTCTGAAATCCTAAATGAGGAGTATACATTTGAAGAGCTTAATCCCGATGAGATTACAACGGAATGGAACGACTCATATCTCTTCAGCAGCAGGGAAGCTGCTCAGGAAGAGCTTGAGAGGCTGAAGCAGAGCTCGGTGGAGATCAGCGAAACTTTCCGCCCGGAATTCAAGGAGCTTTCAGGGCCTGCCTTGCTGGACTACATTGAAACCGAAAAGGAGTTTTCAAGGTCTTTTGATGTCCTGTATATTTATGCATATACAGGGCTCAGCAAAAACGTAAACGACCAGTTCTTTTCATCTCTTCTTGAGGACACCCAGGACCTGGCTACAGAACATGGGAAAGCTGTTTCATTTGCCACTGTAAAACTTACCTCACTTTCAACTGAAGAATGGGGGCAGCTCTTTTCCGAGGAGCCCGGGCTTGAAAAGTACCGGCCCTATTTCGAAGCTTCCTATATCAGGTTTGCAGAGCACAGTCCAGAGGACGAGACTCAGGCTGCACACCTTGCAGATATCGAGAACCAGCGCATGAAACTCGAGACTGAGGCATCTTCGGAGATTACTAATAACGTCACGATGGCAGGGAACACAACTCTTGAGAACGGGGAAGAATATGCAGTCAACTCCCAGTCCTACTATACTCTGCTTTCAACGGACCCTAACAGGGCCAACAGGGAAAAATGCTACGATCTGAGGTTTTACCACATGATTGATGAATCTGACTCGATGGCTGCTCTCTATTCTGAAAAAGCCAGGCTTGATGACCTTGCCGCTAAGGAGTTGAACTATAATGACTCTTATGAAGCCAGCCTATACGGCCTTTATCTCACAAATAATCAGGTTGACGAAATGAATTCGGTCTTCAAGGAGCGAAAAGGCGTATTTGAAGAATGTAACGAGTTTCGGAAAACAAAACTCGGGCTCGAAATCCTGAAACCCTATGACCTCTTGCTTGAGTTGAATGAGGAACCGGGAGAAGAGTATACTTATACCGATGCTCTGAAGAGCATCCAGAAATCCTATTCCGGGATGGACCCCCGCTTCAATGAAATCTTTCTGGAAATGGTGACAGGGAATTTCATAGATGCGTATCCTGATCCCGATAATGGAAAACAGCCCGGAGGCTACTGCTACGAACTCTGTGCCCTGCAGGCTCCGGCCCTGATATTCATGAACTATAACGGCATGATCTCGGATCAGAAGGCTCTCACACATGAACTGGGGCACGGGATCCATTTCTACCTGATGGGCCAGTCCGTTGATTATCTCTACTGCAACGTCCCGGTCTACGAAGTGGAGGTTCCATCCACTTTTAATGAAGAACTCTTTGTCGATTATGTGGTCGAAAACTCAGATCGTGATACTGCTGTGGCAGTGCTCTCCCAGCATATAGGAGAGTACCAGAACTATTTCTGCTTCCAGCCCATGATCACGGAATTCGAATATAAGGCACACCAGCTATGCGCTGAAAACGGGAATGCCAGCGGAGCCGAACTCAATGCTCTCTGGACTGAACTTTTTAAAGAATACAGGAGTGATTCCATCGAATACTATGCCGAAGACTCTGCGGAATGGACTTACATCAGCCACATCTACCTGACAGATAACTACTATACCTTCAACTACGCAGTTTCAAAAGCAATAACTCTTGCCCTCTTCAAGCAGTACAGGGATGACCCGGAGACTTTCAATGAAAACTACATAGCCTACCTCTCTGCAGGCTCGACGCTGACCCCTGAAGATAAACTGAAAAAATACTTCGGGATCGAAATCAACAGGCAGCTATTTGAAGACGCAATGGATGTCGTGGAGTTGAGGATCCAGCAGCTTGAGGAGCTGGACAAAGGAATGAACGGGCCTGAATTTGAATCTGCTACAGAAAGCCTGAACCTCTATTCGGGTTCTTTCTGGAATACGTCGCTTGGAGAGTGA
- the aglJ gene encoding S-layer glycoprotein N-glycosyltransferase AglJ — MNNADVCILIPTLNEATTIGELIKDFKNEGFSNILVIDGNSRDGTAQIAEAEGARVVLQTGKGKGQAVIQALEVIESPYVLMVDGDGTYLAREAPSLLGPILEGKVDHVIGNRLENYSPGAFTKFNLVGNRLINMFFDLAYGVQLKDILSGYRAFTLESVRELELNKTGFEIETEISVECILKKQRVEEIPITYLPRSEKGVTKLNPVKDGLRIGSTIYRLAKVHNPMFYFGIIGFFFIVAGLFTGTFVVFQWVQGITRIPLSILTTLFIIFGLQMFIFGMISDLIVTLHRQTVSLILELNKQRK, encoded by the coding sequence GTGAATAACGCAGACGTTTGTATCCTCATTCCTACCCTTAACGAAGCTACAACGATAGGGGAGCTTATTAAGGATTTCAAGAACGAAGGGTTTTCCAACATTCTGGTAATCGATGGGAACAGCAGGGACGGAACAGCGCAGATTGCAGAGGCAGAAGGCGCAAGAGTTGTCTTACAGACCGGAAAGGGCAAGGGACAGGCAGTAATCCAGGCTTTAGAAGTTATCGAGAGCCCTTATGTACTAATGGTCGATGGAGATGGTACATATCTTGCAAGAGAAGCTCCCTCTCTTCTTGGGCCTATTCTGGAAGGAAAAGTCGACCATGTTATTGGTAACCGGCTGGAGAATTATTCCCCCGGAGCTTTTACAAAGTTTAACCTTGTGGGCAACCGTCTGATTAACATGTTTTTTGACCTCGCTTACGGGGTACAGTTGAAAGACATTCTCTCAGGCTACCGTGCGTTTACGCTCGAGAGTGTGAGGGAACTGGAACTTAACAAGACCGGCTTTGAAATAGAAACCGAAATCTCTGTGGAATGTATCCTTAAAAAACAGAGGGTTGAAGAAATCCCGATTACTTATCTCCCCCGAAGTGAAAAAGGCGTAACCAAGTTAAACCCTGTAAAAGATGGACTCCGAATCGGATCTACTATTTACAGGCTTGCAAAAGTGCATAACCCTATGTTTTACTTCGGAATTATAGGCTTTTTCTTTATTGTGGCAGGTCTGTTTACGGGAACCTTTGTGGTATTTCAGTGGGTTCAGGGAATTACCCGTATACCTCTTTCTATTCTCACGACACTGTTTATTATCTTCGGTCTTCAGATGTTTATCTTCGGGATGATCAGTGACCTTATAGTAACTCTCCATAGGCAAACAGTCAGCTTAATCCTGGAGCTAAATAAGCAGAGGAAATAA
- the thiC gene encoding phosphomethylpyrimidine synthase ThiC, whose protein sequence is MTIVEDAKNGTITEEMKIVAKDEGLDPEFIRRGIAAGRIVIPTSPYRQVKLCGVGEGLRTKVNASIGVSSDIMDVDMEVKKAMAAEKAGADTLMELGTGGDFLAIRKKVIDSISLSVGSVPLYQAFIEAARKYGSIVDMTEDELFNATEAQAKLGTNFMAIHTGVNNITLDRLKAHGRYGGLCSRGGAFMSAWMMHNEKENPLYANFDYLVEILKEHEVVLSTGNGMRAGATDDATDRAQIQELIINTELGQKAHDAGLQVIIEGPGHIPLDQIETNVKIMKEMSGHMPFYMLGPLATDIAPGYDHIVTAIGASLAASYGCDFLCYVTPAEHLALPNLEDVITGVKTSRIAAHIGDMVKYPERARQWDLDMGRARRDLDWEKMYSLAIDPEHAREVRTSRSPEDTDACTMCGNYCALKIVNQNYNLAK, encoded by the coding sequence ATGACAATCGTGGAAGACGCCAAAAATGGAACTATCACTGAAGAGATGAAGATTGTTGCAAAGGACGAAGGACTTGATCCTGAATTTATCCGCCGTGGTATTGCAGCCGGAAGAATTGTTATTCCAACCTCCCCCTACAGACAGGTAAAGCTCTGCGGTGTTGGAGAAGGGCTCAGGACCAAGGTCAATGCCTCCATTGGTGTATCCTCAGACATCATGGATGTTGACATGGAAGTCAAAAAGGCAATGGCTGCAGAAAAAGCCGGAGCTGACACTCTTATGGAGCTCGGGACCGGCGGAGACTTCCTCGCGATCAGGAAAAAAGTTATTGACAGCATCTCTCTTTCAGTTGGTTCGGTACCTCTCTACCAGGCTTTCATTGAAGCTGCAAGAAAGTACGGCTCAATCGTGGACATGACAGAAGATGAGCTCTTCAACGCAACCGAAGCCCAGGCAAAGCTCGGAACCAACTTCATGGCAATCCACACCGGGGTCAACAACATCACTCTTGACAGGCTCAAAGCCCACGGCAGGTACGGCGGTCTCTGCTCCCGTGGTGGCGCCTTCATGAGTGCCTGGATGATGCACAACGAAAAAGAAAACCCGCTTTACGCTAACTTCGATTACCTTGTTGAGATCCTCAAGGAACACGAAGTAGTCCTCTCAACCGGAAACGGAATGCGCGCAGGAGCGACCGACGACGCAACCGACCGCGCCCAGATCCAGGAATTGATCATCAACACCGAACTCGGTCAGAAAGCCCACGACGCAGGCCTGCAGGTCATTATCGAAGGCCCAGGTCACATTCCCCTCGACCAGATCGAGACCAACGTTAAGATCATGAAGGAAATGAGCGGTCACATGCCTTTCTATATGCTCGGCCCCCTCGCAACCGACATCGCCCCTGGCTACGATCACATCGTAACCGCAATCGGTGCATCCCTCGCTGCCTCCTACGGCTGTGACTTCCTCTGCTACGTGACCCCTGCAGAGCACCTTGCTCTCCCGAACCTCGAAGACGTGATAACCGGAGTCAAGACCTCCAGGATTGCAGCTCACATCGGAGACATGGTCAAGTACCCTGAAAGAGCAAGACAGTGGGACCTTGACATGGGCCGTGCCAGAAGAGACCTCGACTGGGAAAAGATGTACTCCCTTGCAATCGACCCCGAACACGCAAGAGAAGTCAGGACCAGCAGATCCCCCGAAGACACCGACGCATGCACAATGTGTGGAAACTACTGCGCCCTGAAAATCGTCAATCAGAACTACAACCTTGCAAAATAA
- a CDS encoding TATA-box-binding protein, translating to MSESSIKIENVVASTKLAEAFDLILIESEFEGAEYNKQKFPGLVYRVLDPKAAFLVFTSGKVVCTGAKNVKDVHTVIGNMAKKLNGIGIPTIENPQITVQNIVASADLHTILNLNAIAIGLGLENIEYEPEQFPGLVYRIDVPKVVVLIFSSGKLVVTGGKSPEDCERGVEVVRQQLDNMGLL from the coding sequence ATGAGCGAATCTAGCATTAAAATTGAAAACGTGGTCGCATCCACCAAACTCGCTGAAGCGTTTGATTTAATTTTGATCGAATCCGAGTTCGAAGGCGCCGAGTACAACAAGCAGAAGTTTCCGGGGCTCGTCTACAGGGTTTTGGACCCTAAAGCAGCTTTCCTGGTCTTTACTTCTGGAAAGGTTGTTTGCACAGGAGCAAAGAACGTTAAAGACGTGCACACGGTTATTGGCAATATGGCAAAAAAGCTGAATGGTATAGGGATCCCAACAATCGAAAACCCTCAGATTACTGTCCAGAATATAGTTGCCTCAGCAGACCTGCACACTATCCTTAACCTCAATGCAATTGCAATCGGGCTTGGGCTTGAGAATATCGAATACGAACCCGAGCAGTTCCCGGGTCTTGTGTACAGGATCGATGTACCCAAGGTAGTTGTCCTCATCTTCAGTTCCGGAAAACTGGTAGTTACAGGTGGGAAATCCCCTGAAGACTGCGAGAGGGGTGTAGAAGTAGTCCGTCAGCAGCTCGACAACATGGGGCTTTTATAA